DNA from Lactobacillus johnsonii:
CGACTTTAATAAATTCATATCTCATTCCTCTATACATCCCGAACTTGTGTTTGCACTATGTATTATACGAACAAATGTTTTTGATTGCAAGTGGAATTTATATCTCTTTGCGAAACTCTTGAAATTCCTCGTTTTTTAGTGCAATATATTCTTGTTACTATATTTTTAGGAGCGAAAATGGCACATCAAGGTTTATTATTAGTTTTATCTGGTCCTTCTGGCGTTGGTAAGGGGACCGTTAAAAGTGCAATGGTGAAGCAAAAAGCTTTTTCATTTGAATATTCTGTTTCAATGACTACTCGTAAGCCTCGTCCAGGCGAAGTTAATGGGAAGGATTATTATTTTGTTTCAGAGGACCGTTTCCAAGAAGCAATTAAAGGTAACGAGCTTTTGGAATATAATGAATATGTAGGCAACCATTATGGTACTCCACTTGCACCAGTGCAAAAGATGCTCAATGAAGGTAAAGATGTTTTACTTGAAATTGATGTCAATGGAGCAAAACAGGTTCGCAAGTTAATGCCAGATGGCGTCTTTATCTTTTTGACACCACCAGATTTGCATGAATTAAAACATCGAATTGTTAATCGCGGGACTGATTCTGACAAGGTAATTGCCATGAGAATGAAACAGGCACGTAAAGAGATTTTAATGATGGAAGATTATGATTATGCTGTAGTTAACGATACTGTTGCTAATGCGGTGGATCATATTAAGTCTATTGTTGAAGCTGAACACGTGCGTGTACCGCGAGTAATTAACGATTATAGAAATATGGTTAAGGAGGATTAACAGATGAAAATTACATACCCATCTATTGATAAATTGCTGTCTCGAGTAAATTCTCGTTATTCTCTTTCAGTGTTAGCTGCTAAAAGAGCTCATGAGATTCAAGCAGGCGCTCCATTAGCTTTAAAACACTATAAGTCTGATAAAGCAGTGGGCGAAGCGCTTGAAGAAATTGCTGCTGGTAAAGTTACAATTGATCCTGAGCATCGTGAAGATATTGGCTAGAATCTTTTCCTTCATTGTTAATCAATGAAGGTTTTTTAGTAGGTGATAAGATAAATGATTGCGCAAGTTATTGTAGATGTAGCTGCCAAACAAACTGATCGAGTGTTTGAATATCATATTCCAAAGGAATTAACTGATGTAGCTGTTGGATCAAGAGTGGTTGTTCCTTTTGGTCGACGAAAAGTGCAGGGATTTGTAGTCGGAATCAGTGAAACAACTTCTTATACAGGAAAATTAAAAGATTTACTTGTTGTAATTGATGAATTGCCACCACTTACGCCAGAATTAATTGCTCTTTCTAAAACTTTAGCTGATAAAATTTTTTCATATCGAATTACAATTCTTCAATCAATGTTACCACGCGTAATGAAGGCGAATTATCGTAAAATTCTAGTTCCCCTTACAGATGAAATTAAAGAAAATACTCTTTTTAAAGGTGAACCGCTTGATTTAAATGAAGTTTCTGATCTTGAGACAATTATAAAAATTAAAAAGCTCATAAAAAATAATCAAGCTAAGATTGAATACTTAGTTGAAAATAAAGCTAAGAAGAAACAGGTGACTGCCTATCTTTTGACTAAAACAAGAACA
Protein-coding regions in this window:
- the gmk gene encoding guanylate kinase, which codes for MAHQGLLLVLSGPSGVGKGTVKSAMVKQKAFSFEYSVSMTTRKPRPGEVNGKDYYFVSEDRFQEAIKGNELLEYNEYVGNHYGTPLAPVQKMLNEGKDVLLEIDVNGAKQVRKLMPDGVFIFLTPPDLHELKHRIVNRGTDSDKVIAMRMKQARKEILMMEDYDYAVVNDTVANAVDHIKSIVEAEHVRVPRVINDYRNMVKED
- the rpoZ gene encoding DNA-directed RNA polymerase subunit omega; the encoded protein is MKITYPSIDKLLSRVNSRYSLSVLAAKRAHEIQAGAPLALKHYKSDKAVGEALEEIAAGKVTIDPEHREDIG